The following are encoded in a window of Bacillota bacterium genomic DNA:
- a CDS encoding TAXI family TRAP transporter solute-binding subunit has protein sequence MKKLLLIMMAVLTVLVFSVGTYSATQLILATGGTAGTYYPLGGAMASVINKRVPSVNITAVSSGASVENIRNINKGEVDLAIVQNDVTDYAYNATETFAGQAPLRKYGAVASLYPEVIQVVVRADGPIKTFADIKGKKFSVGAPGSGTEANARQILSVYGITYADFDEMFLSFAESANQFKDGHIDGFFVTAGVPNAGIQDVSTQHKIRILSIEPNKMKELQAKYGFLAPATVPAKTYMNQNEDGKTAAVMAILIAREGLKEADVYGITKALFENDGELETAHAKGAQITLDTALDGISTPLHPGAARYYREKGLIK, from the coding sequence TTGAAGAAGCTTCTCCTCATCATGATGGCGGTCCTGACCGTCCTTGTCTTCTCCGTCGGGACGTATTCTGCCACTCAGCTGATCCTGGCGACCGGTGGGACCGCCGGCACGTACTATCCTCTGGGCGGCGCAATGGCCAGCGTCATCAACAAGAGGGTGCCGAGCGTCAATATCACCGCTGTCTCGAGCGGAGCTTCAGTTGAGAACATAAGGAACATCAACAAGGGGGAAGTGGACCTCGCGATTGTCCAGAACGACGTCACCGACTATGCCTACAACGCCACTGAGACGTTTGCGGGTCAAGCCCCGCTCCGCAAGTATGGTGCGGTTGCGTCCCTCTACCCCGAAGTCATCCAGGTCGTAGTTCGGGCAGACGGACCCATCAAGACCTTCGCCGACATAAAGGGCAAGAAGTTCTCCGTGGGCGCCCCGGGCAGCGGCACTGAGGCCAACGCCCGCCAGATCTTGAGCGTCTACGGGATCACCTACGCCGACTTTGATGAGATGTTCCTCTCGTTCGCGGAGAGCGCGAACCAGTTCAAGGATGGCCACATCGATGGGTTCTTCGTGACGGCCGGCGTTCCGAACGCAGGCATCCAGGATGTCTCAACACAGCACAAGATCAGGATCCTCTCGATCGAGCCCAACAAGATGAAGGAACTCCAGGCCAAGTACGGGTTCCTCGCCCCGGCGACCGTGCCGGCGAAAACCTACATGAACCAGAATGAAGACGGCAAGACTGCGGCGGTCATGGCCATCCTCATCGCCCGCGAAGGGCTCAAGGAGGCCGATGTTTACGGGATTACCAAGGCCTTGTTCGAGAACGACGGCGAGCTTGAGACAGCCCACGCCAAGGGCGCGCAGATCACGCTCGATACGGCTCTCGACGGCATCTCGACTCCCCTCCATCCTGGTGCCGCAAGGTATTACCGGGAGAAGGGATTGATCAAATAG
- a CDS encoding extracellular solute-binding protein, producing MSKRLLSVVAAALLLVTLSFAAGAEKKVVVKFFTGKVETVEWMNSLIKQFNKENPGIEVQQEYQRDASNVIKVKFASGDIPDITTVWDQGFADMGRYLDLSGETQWWSRVQPAVKELCTDLKSGKQYRIATNMTMAGLFYNTKIFSDLGLKEATTWEEFKSNLKTIKQKRPDVVPMFMGGKDSWMLGHLIEFMAHGVIKQQYGTMGSRKAFLNNEEAKLRFDAPDGPMETFAKRLLELKEEGLLNSDFLTATYDNQLEAFATGKAAVISQGMWALSGILERNKNMKDIGFCPYPPIVDGTKPVVLAAEDSAYLITAESKCKEEAKKFLDYLFRPENLKAYSEFLKAPCAFTDVSADWGPLKDEVAKALRSGVNIGFTTEAPSGFSGDDAGRMVQELYVGKYRTPADFAKAYKAAWDKAWKAANK from the coding sequence ATGTCTAAAAGGCTTCTGTCTGTTGTCGCGGCCGCGCTCTTGCTCGTGACCCTGTCCTTCGCGGCTGGCGCCGAAAAGAAGGTAGTTGTCAAGTTCTTCACTGGCAAGGTCGAGACTGTTGAGTGGATGAACAGCCTGATCAAGCAGTTCAACAAGGAGAACCCGGGGATCGAGGTCCAGCAGGAGTACCAGAGGGACGCTAGTAACGTTATAAAGGTCAAGTTTGCATCGGGCGACATCCCGGACATCACCACCGTGTGGGACCAGGGATTCGCGGATATGGGCAGGTATCTGGACCTTTCCGGCGAGACCCAGTGGTGGTCCCGGGTTCAGCCGGCGGTCAAGGAACTCTGCACTGACCTGAAGTCTGGAAAGCAGTACAGGATAGCGACGAACATGACCATGGCCGGTCTGTTCTACAACACGAAGATCTTCTCCGACCTGGGACTCAAGGAGGCGACCACGTGGGAGGAGTTCAAGTCCAACCTCAAGACCATCAAGCAGAAGCGCCCGGACGTGGTCCCGATGTTCATGGGAGGCAAGGACTCCTGGATGCTGGGCCACCTGATCGAGTTCATGGCGCACGGTGTGATCAAGCAGCAGTACGGGACAATGGGCTCGAGGAAGGCCTTCCTGAATAACGAAGAGGCCAAGCTCAGGTTCGACGCGCCGGACGGCCCCATGGAGACCTTCGCCAAACGCCTCCTGGAGCTCAAGGAGGAAGGGCTTCTGAACTCTGACTTCCTCACGGCTACATATGATAACCAGCTCGAGGCGTTTGCGACCGGAAAGGCTGCAGTGATAAGCCAGGGAATGTGGGCTCTTTCAGGTATTCTTGAGAGGAACAAGAACATGAAGGACATAGGTTTCTGCCCGTACCCGCCCATCGTTGACGGTACGAAGCCGGTTGTCCTGGCTGCCGAGGACTCCGCCTACCTGATCACGGCTGAATCGAAGTGCAAGGAAGAGGCAAAGAAGTTCCTCGACTACCTCTTCAGACCCGAGAATCTCAAAGCCTACAGCGAGTTCCTCAAGGCTCCGTGTGCGTTCACAGATGTCTCAGCTGATTGGGGCCCGCTCAAGGATGAGGTGGCGAAGGCCCTCCGTAGCGGCGTGAATATAGGTTTCACCACCGAAGCGCCGTCCGGCTTCTCAGGAGATGACGCCGGCAGGATGGTGCAGGAACTGTACGTGGGGAAGTACAGGACCCCCGCGGACTTCGCGAAGGCCTACAAGGCCGCGTGGGACAAAGCCTGGAAGGCCGCGAACAAGTAG
- a CDS encoding glycoside hydrolase family 66 protein: protein MVQAKSLHFDKAQYRPGEDVWVEVHLGDEIRGTGTDQQTTSPQQLGTTGRAGAAGQAGAVRMSVVDIVSSVYSASVAVSDVSSIASNGFGRAIWLRIPGDVLEDRLLATGRLGKAVGFGLEIEIEAAGCENGRMRASAGFDIAPHWRCAPRYGFVCEFGPRNHDTEPGGRAGRGRIQDEPGEDKWQAMTDMHLNVVQFYDWMYRHHDFMPPEDVFIDPLGRLLDLREVRAQVVRARDRRMAPMAYGAMYGAERDFVESHPGCVAYRMDGTPHSLGDLIFVMDISRGSEWSRHIIEEYSKAINEVGFDGVHVDQYGFPKTYYTKERRLIRTEDEFAPFIETCRARLGPDVGLIFNCVNNWPVSRVALAPQDAVYIEVWPPHDTYRDLRALVLRGLEAARHKKQVILAAYVKPFQGEEIRHGLDAWTPAETAMRLTSAAIMASGGFHLVLGEGDAVLTDGYYPRYARIRPEFAGIMRRYWDFAVRYEEFLFDLGARDVSETEVGGADDTVQIVNLPSGPWGDAGKVWATVRHGEGYELLNLVNLVGVDSPAWNEPKASPPTPLRGVAVRWLMDEQIRDVLHASPDRPDLSLVRLPYREVPHTHGRAIEFVLPELDYWGMVLVRVCG, encoded by the coding sequence ATGGTCCAGGCAAAGTCACTTCACTTCGACAAGGCGCAGTACCGTCCCGGGGAGGACGTGTGGGTGGAGGTGCACCTGGGCGACGAGATCCGAGGAACCGGAACGGATCAGCAGACCACGTCCCCTCAGCAACTCGGGACCACCGGGCGAGCAGGGGCGGCCGGGCAAGCCGGTGCAGTCCGGATGAGCGTGGTCGATATCGTCTCATCAGTGTACAGCGCGTCGGTTGCTGTGAGCGACGTCTCTTCGATTGCCTCCAATGGCTTCGGCCGGGCTATCTGGCTCAGGATTCCCGGGGATGTCCTCGAGGACCGGCTCCTGGCCACCGGCAGGCTGGGGAAAGCTGTAGGGTTCGGGCTGGAGATCGAGATCGAGGCGGCGGGGTGTGAGAACGGCAGGATGCGCGCGAGCGCCGGCTTCGACATTGCCCCGCACTGGCGATGTGCGCCCAGGTACGGGTTCGTGTGCGAATTCGGGCCCCGGAACCACGACACTGAGCCCGGGGGCAGGGCCGGCCGAGGCCGGATCCAGGACGAACCGGGAGAAGACAAGTGGCAGGCGATGACCGACATGCACCTGAACGTCGTGCAGTTCTACGACTGGATGTATCGCCACCACGACTTCATGCCTCCGGAGGACGTATTCATCGATCCCCTCGGCAGGCTGCTGGATCTCCGCGAGGTGAGGGCACAGGTAGTACGGGCCAGGGACCGCCGGATGGCGCCCATGGCCTACGGAGCAATGTATGGCGCGGAGAGGGACTTCGTGGAATCCCATCCCGGGTGTGTGGCCTACAGGATGGACGGCACACCGCACAGTCTAGGAGATCTCATCTTTGTAATGGACATCTCGCGCGGGTCGGAGTGGAGCCGGCACATTATCGAAGAGTACTCGAAGGCCATCAACGAAGTGGGCTTTGACGGGGTGCACGTGGACCAGTACGGGTTCCCCAAGACTTATTACACGAAGGAAAGGCGCTTGATCAGGACAGAGGACGAGTTCGCGCCGTTCATCGAAACCTGCCGCGCCCGTCTTGGGCCGGATGTAGGTCTCATATTCAACTGCGTGAACAACTGGCCTGTGTCCCGGGTTGCCCTCGCGCCACAGGATGCAGTCTACATTGAGGTCTGGCCCCCTCACGATACCTACCGTGACCTGAGGGCTCTCGTTCTGCGCGGGTTGGAGGCGGCCCGCCACAAAAAGCAGGTGATACTGGCAGCCTATGTCAAGCCGTTCCAGGGTGAAGAGATCCGGCATGGACTGGATGCCTGGACGCCCGCCGAAACCGCGATGAGGCTCACGAGCGCCGCGATCATGGCGTCAGGAGGGTTCCATCTGGTCCTCGGGGAAGGGGACGCGGTCCTCACCGATGGCTACTACCCGAGGTACGCTCGGATTCGTCCCGAGTTTGCTGGAATCATGAGGCGGTATTGGGACTTTGCCGTGCGGTACGAGGAATTCCTGTTCGACCTCGGAGCGCGAGATGTTTCGGAGACGGAGGTGGGAGGCGCGGACGATACGGTGCAGATTGTGAACCTCCCATCTGGTCCCTGGGGCGATGCCGGGAAGGTCTGGGCCACGGTCCGGCACGGCGAGGGTTACGAGCTGCTGAACCTTGTCAACCTGGTGGGGGTGGACAGCCCGGCCTGGAACGAACCGAAGGCGTCGCCGCCCACTCCGCTGCGGGGGGTTGCGGTCAGATGGCTTATGGATGAGCAGATCAGGGATGTGCTGCATGCCTCGCCTGATAGACCAGATCTGTCGTTAGTCCGGCTCCCTTACAGAGAGGTACCGCACACCCACGGACGCGCCATTGAGTTCGTTCTTCCGGAGCTCGACTACTGGGGCATGGTCCTTGTGCGGGTATGCGGATGA
- a CDS encoding Ldh family oxidoreductase — protein sequence RSRTDSLRILQDLRAGMGAALVPLGGIGEETAGYKGYGLATVVEILSAALQSGSYLSMLVGEKNGVPTRPMLGHFFIAIDVSAFTDESAFRKTVGDILRTLRKSAKMPGKSRILTAGEKEYLTWMERKDRGIPIDRNLRRDILAMHSELGLSVELLPIAPRESA from the coding sequence CAGATCCAGAACAGACAGCCTTCGGATCCTGCAGGATTTGAGAGCCGGAATGGGAGCAGCCCTTGTACCTCTAGGGGGCATAGGAGAAGAAACCGCAGGCTACAAGGGATATGGACTAGCGACCGTGGTGGAGATACTCTCGGCTGCACTGCAAAGTGGCAGCTACCTATCGATGCTCGTCGGCGAGAAGAACGGTGTTCCAACCCGCCCCATGCTGGGACACTTCTTCATCGCCATTGACGTGTCTGCCTTCACCGATGAGAGTGCGTTCAGGAAAACCGTAGGCGATATCCTCCGCACCCTGCGGAAGTCAGCAAAGATGCCCGGGAAGAGCAGGATCCTTACTGCGGGCGAGAAGGAGTACCTCACGTGGATGGAGCGCAAAGACAGAGGCATTCCTATCGACCGCAATCTGCGGCGCGATATACTCGCAATGCACTCTGAGCTGGGGTTGAGTGTCGAACTGCTCCCCATTGCTCCGAGAGAGTCAGCGTGA
- a CDS encoding nickel-dependent lactate racemase, whose amino-acid sequence MKTGVGRDQIVLINALGTHRPSPPEELVEFLGEEIVRNYRIVQHDCKDRSTMLCAGRLSNGQELWANRDYLQASRRMLTGFIEPHFSLASAGAANSCCPGLQAWTM is encoded by the coding sequence GTGAAGACCGGAGTCGGGCGAGATCAGATCGTTCTCATAAATGCCCTGGGCACTCACAGGCCTAGCCCGCCCGAGGAGCTTGTGGAATTCCTGGGCGAGGAAATCGTTCGGAATTACCGCATCGTCCAGCATGACTGCAAGGACCGGAGCACGATGTTGTGCGCGGGAAGGCTGAGCAACGGGCAGGAACTGTGGGCGAACCGAGACTACCTGCAGGCATCTCGACGGATGCTCACGGGTTTCATTGAACCGCATTTTTCGCTGGCTTCAGCGGGGGCGGCAAACTCGTGTTGCCCGGGATTGCAGGCCTGGACAATGTGA
- a CDS encoding LacI family transcriptional regulator: MPSTLRDVARKAGVSHTTVSNVLNNVPKVSEETKQRVLAAMRELNFEPNLAAKSLYTKRSYIVGYMVPAITNEFFMNVARGAERVFYREGIGLFLCDTGLDPARESDYVRRLTRHRADGLVVNYVASRRTIKDALKSGIPVVAVESPVDEPGVSLVSVDNHGAAMLGVEHLCELGHRRIGVLAVDFESDVNRERLRGFRSGLKLHDMESDPALEVSMATSERQNGYFDHSTDLAKSPVTAHRQFSEVVRGILTAPAPPTALFCFDYHTTALLIQCLTRMGLTPGEQVSVIGFDAPATLCAPEVTSIIQPAPEMGSIAANLLMERITDPKSKPRTVRLSAQIHVGETTRRPPV, encoded by the coding sequence GTGCCATCCACATTGCGTGATGTGGCCAGAAAGGCGGGAGTATCCCATACGACCGTCTCCAATGTCCTGAACAACGTCCCCAAGGTTAGTGAGGAGACGAAGCAGCGCGTTCTGGCGGCCATGCGGGAGCTCAACTTCGAACCGAACCTCGCCGCGAAGAGCCTCTATACCAAGCGTTCCTACATCGTGGGTTATATGGTCCCCGCGATCACGAACGAGTTCTTCATGAATGTCGCTCGAGGAGCAGAAAGGGTGTTCTACAGAGAGGGCATCGGGTTGTTCCTGTGCGACACCGGGCTCGATCCGGCCCGCGAATCGGATTACGTTCGCAGGCTCACCCGCCATCGGGCAGACGGCCTCGTTGTCAACTATGTTGCCAGCCGGAGGACGATCAAAGATGCCCTCAAGAGCGGCATACCCGTGGTAGCAGTGGAGTCCCCCGTGGACGAGCCCGGAGTGTCTCTCGTGTCAGTGGATAACCACGGTGCGGCCATGCTCGGCGTGGAACACCTTTGCGAACTCGGACACCGCAGGATAGGAGTCCTTGCAGTCGATTTCGAGAGCGATGTGAACCGCGAGAGGCTCAGGGGCTTCAGGTCCGGGCTCAAGCTGCACGACATGGAGTCCGATCCCGCACTCGAAGTTTCCATGGCAACCTCGGAGAGGCAGAACGGCTATTTCGACCACTCCACCGACCTAGCGAAGAGCCCCGTGACCGCTCACCGTCAGTTTTCCGAGGTGGTCCGGGGGATTCTCACTGCACCTGCGCCGCCGACTGCTCTCTTCTGCTTCGACTACCACACTACTGCCCTGCTCATACAGTGCCTGACCCGCATGGGACTGACCCCGGGCGAACAAGTGTCGGTGATAGGCTTCGACGCGCCGGCCACACTCTGCGCGCCTGAGGTCACCAGTATAATCCAACCGGCCCCTGAGATGGGGTCGATCGCCGCGAACCTGCTCATGGAACGCATAACCGACCCCAAGTCCAAGCCGCGCACCGTGCGGCTGTCCGCCCAGATTCACGTCGGTGAAACAACTCGCCGGCCTCCTGTCTAG
- a CDS encoding DUF1850 domain-containing protein yields the protein MRWVILFGLALALATGFVPAFPRLVVRTQAGTVLAAQPATPGCEISIRFTHSVARTPVLETLVVEGNRLKLRETLYQDFGAGLPSELGPGEEMSLEPDGVRITGMSRYFDHVRFHVGGIARHQVILGDRVLDLADLVGPGTQIDITVVNYGWLISLVKGVVPLWARR from the coding sequence ATGCGGTGGGTGATCCTGTTCGGCCTCGCCCTGGCGTTGGCTACAGGTTTTGTTCCAGCTTTCCCGCGCCTCGTCGTCAGGACGCAGGCGGGGACGGTCTTAGCTGCCCAGCCAGCCACGCCAGGGTGTGAGATCTCGATCAGGTTCACCCATTCAGTGGCAAGAACTCCTGTGTTGGAGACTCTCGTGGTTGAGGGTAACCGGCTCAAGCTCCGTGAGACCTTGTATCAGGACTTCGGCGCGGGTCTCCCAAGCGAACTCGGACCTGGCGAGGAGATGAGCTTGGAACCGGACGGTGTGAGGATCACCGGGATGAGCAGGTACTTCGACCATGTCAGGTTCCATGTTGGAGGGATCGCGAGGCATCAGGTCATCCTGGGGGACCGGGTTCTGGACCTGGCTGACTTGGTCGGGCCCGGAACTCAGATCGACATCACGGTCGTCAACTACGGCTGGCTAATCTCGCTCGTCAAGGGGGTAGTACCGCTTTGGGCAAGAAGATAG
- a CDS encoding iron-containing alcohol dehydrogenase — protein MEPELVAQLPSPSDDGAREALGLATDIGGHAIMVGGTNGAHLTSFSLVDITSHGRAVAVMNPYYTVFFAPAIEPHLRVVGDIYKCHGHITADIDRLHGRELGIAVAEGMIQLGRKVGFRATLAEIPGFTDEHIERAIAAAKNPQLERNPCGARSGGRR, from the coding sequence ATTGAACCTGAGTTAGTCGCACAGCTTCCCAGCCCGTCTGACGACGGTGCCCGGGAGGCGTTGGGCTTGGCCACTGACATCGGCGGACATGCCATCATGGTCGGCGGAACCAATGGCGCGCATCTTACTAGTTTCTCGCTGGTAGACATCACAAGCCACGGCCGCGCCGTCGCTGTAATGAACCCCTACTACACCGTGTTCTTCGCTCCGGCTATCGAACCCCACCTCCGCGTCGTCGGCGACATATACAAGTGCCACGGTCATATCACAGCCGACATAGACAGACTCCACGGACGCGAATTGGGTATTGCGGTCGCGGAGGGTATGATCCAACTGGGACGCAAGGTAGGGTTCCGGGCGACCCTGGCAGAGATACCGGGGTTCACCGATGAGCACATCGAGCGCGCGATAGCCGCCGCGAAGAATCCGCAACTCGAGCGGAATCCTTGCGGCGCCCGATCGGGAGGCCGCCGTTGA
- a CDS encoding carbohydrate ABC transporter permease, which yields MRPRRSQWGVYLIAAVMSAVSLIPFLVLLWIALSTPATVSALGPGTLPEFHVRNFTDAWRLSSMGTAIMNSLLITASALAVLVTCASSAGFAIARFPGRFHRAVLYLFLFSMMIPGIINTVPLYTLMRSIGGINTRWAMALVCATNALPFSVFLYSNFIRSMSREIEESAIVDGCTWVSAFFRITFPLLKPVTSAVVIINGLGIWNNYAQAVFFLQKPAVRTIPLAVSMFFQQYGAKWNLMAAAAAIGAAPAVIAFIVFQKYFIKGLAAGALKG from the coding sequence ATGAGGCCGAGACGGAGCCAATGGGGCGTTTACCTGATCGCGGCCGTGATGTCCGCGGTCTCGCTGATTCCTTTCCTGGTCCTCCTCTGGATCGCTTTGAGCACCCCCGCGACTGTCTCGGCCCTGGGACCGGGGACTCTCCCGGAGTTCCACGTGAGGAACTTCACCGATGCCTGGCGACTCTCTTCCATGGGCACTGCCATCATGAATTCCCTACTCATTACGGCTTCAGCTCTCGCGGTCCTCGTAACTTGCGCGAGTTCGGCAGGGTTCGCAATAGCGAGGTTCCCGGGCCGCTTCCACAGGGCCGTGCTCTACCTGTTCCTCTTTTCCATGATGATCCCCGGAATCATCAACACTGTCCCGCTCTACACTCTCATGCGGTCGATAGGAGGCATAAACACCAGGTGGGCCATGGCTCTCGTATGCGCGACGAACGCACTACCTTTTTCCGTCTTCCTCTATTCGAACTTCATCAGGTCGATGTCGCGAGAGATTGAGGAATCAGCGATAGTCGACGGGTGCACCTGGGTGTCTGCGTTCTTCAGGATCACGTTCCCACTTCTCAAGCCGGTCACCTCGGCAGTGGTCATAATCAACGGACTCGGCATATGGAACAACTACGCGCAGGCAGTGTTCTTCCTTCAGAAACCGGCTGTGCGGACCATTCCACTGGCCGTCTCGATGTTCTTCCAGCAATACGGGGCAAAGTGGAACCTCATGGCGGCGGCTGCGGCCATTGGCGCCGCGCCGGCGGTCATTGCCTTCATTGTGTTCCAGAAGTACTTCATAAAGGGACTCGCTGCCGGGGCGCTCAAGGGGTGA
- a CDS encoding glycoside hydrolase family 15 protein: MPNLRDRSISIVTENQSDNGAYVACPNFEQYKYCWLRDGAFIAYAMDRCGEHDSSRRFHEWVGRVILSQADRVTAIVRSIRGGRTPGPREMLPTRYRLDGTRSDDDWANFQLDGYGTWIWGLAEHVRMTGDSGFLDEASEPVSITVDYLTHCWMMPNYDCWEEFGDRVHPSTLACIFGGLTSINRYLERDDIAATAAAIRQFVLDTSISSGRFIKSVGNNSIDASLLWLSVPFAVVDPADPAMEATVREVERKLHHSGVHRYPEDTYYGGGEWPLLACWLGWYRCRAGEPDRARPILEWVESCANESGELPEQISTHTNAPEYYLPWRERWGEVATPLLWSHAMYLVLNSELSSR, from the coding sequence GTGCCCAACCTGCGCGATCGAAGTATCAGCATCGTCACAGAGAACCAGTCCGATAATGGAGCGTACGTCGCGTGTCCGAATTTCGAACAGTACAAGTACTGCTGGCTCAGGGATGGCGCTTTCATCGCCTACGCGATGGACCGTTGCGGTGAGCATGATTCCTCACGACGGTTCCATGAATGGGTGGGCCGGGTGATCCTCTCACAGGCTGATCGAGTGACCGCCATCGTCCGGTCGATCCGGGGAGGCAGGACTCCGGGCCCGCGGGAGATGCTTCCTACCCGGTACAGGCTGGACGGAACCAGAAGCGATGACGATTGGGCCAATTTCCAGCTGGACGGGTACGGAACCTGGATATGGGGCCTCGCGGAACATGTGCGCATGACAGGGGATTCCGGATTCCTGGACGAGGCAAGCGAGCCCGTGAGCATCACTGTCGACTACCTCACGCACTGCTGGATGATGCCCAACTATGACTGCTGGGAGGAGTTCGGCGACCGAGTCCACCCGTCCACCCTGGCGTGCATATTCGGCGGCCTCACTTCAATCAACCGTTACCTCGAGCGCGACGACATAGCCGCGACCGCGGCAGCGATCCGGCAGTTTGTGCTCGACACTTCCATCTCGTCGGGACGGTTCATCAAGTCCGTAGGGAACAACAGCATCGACGCAAGCCTCTTGTGGCTTTCGGTGCCTTTCGCTGTGGTCGACCCGGCCGATCCGGCCATGGAGGCCACCGTCCGGGAAGTCGAGCGGAAGTTGCACCATTCCGGGGTGCACAGGTACCCCGAGGACACTTACTACGGCGGAGGAGAGTGGCCTCTCCTCGCATGCTGGCTGGGATGGTACCGCTGCAGGGCCGGGGAGCCGGACCGGGCGAGGCCCATCCTTGAATGGGTGGAATCCTGCGCGAACGAATCCGGCGAACTTCCGGAGCAGATCAGCACTCACACCAACGCCCCCGAGTACTACCTGCCCTGGCGGGAGCGGTGGGGCGAGGTGGCGACGCCGCTTCTCTGGTCTCACGCGATGTACCTGGTCTTGAATAGTGAGCTTTCGAGCAGATGA
- a CDS encoding sugar ABC transporter permease, whose translation MSARARGGLGSNLHQFMALPALLLFGFFFILPLTRGIGLSLTDWNGISKPSFVGLQNFVDFFRDPRAVHDVATTVLFALGSAPLLNIFGLLYALVLDREFRGKGLVRAIVYLPAIISPLIMGYIWYFILQPGRGVLWRFVAAVNPGFQGGNWLGDSTGALVVLVLVNVWQYVGMTMVIYLAGLQAIPSEVVEASKIDGAGYLQSLRHVVIPLLYPSIKINVVTNIIGSLSVFDIIMALTEGGPGYATESLSIYIMRMCYGSFAGYSTAVALILFSIILAPVLVFLRLSRHAEFEA comes from the coding sequence TTGAGCGCGCGGGCCCGCGGCGGGCTGGGGTCGAACCTCCATCAGTTCATGGCCCTACCCGCTCTGCTGTTGTTCGGCTTCTTCTTCATCCTCCCGCTCACCCGGGGAATAGGATTGTCCCTCACCGACTGGAACGGCATATCGAAGCCCAGCTTCGTGGGGCTTCAGAACTTCGTGGACTTCTTCAGGGACCCGAGGGCTGTCCACGATGTGGCGACGACTGTGCTATTCGCCCTCGGCAGCGCGCCCCTTTTGAACATATTCGGGCTCCTGTATGCCCTGGTCCTGGACCGTGAGTTCCGCGGCAAGGGACTCGTGAGGGCGATCGTCTATCTGCCGGCTATCATAAGCCCGCTCATAATGGGCTACATATGGTACTTCATCCTCCAGCCGGGCCGGGGAGTGCTCTGGCGGTTCGTCGCGGCCGTCAACCCTGGATTTCAGGGAGGGAACTGGCTCGGAGACAGCACAGGGGCGCTCGTTGTCCTCGTGCTCGTGAACGTGTGGCAGTACGTCGGGATGACCATGGTCATATACCTCGCCGGCCTGCAGGCGATACCCTCGGAGGTAGTAGAGGCAAGCAAGATAGACGGAGCCGGGTACCTGCAGAGCCTGCGCCATGTGGTGATCCCGCTACTGTATCCCTCGATCAAGATAAACGTGGTCACGAACATCATAGGCTCCCTCTCGGTGTTCGATATCATAATGGCTCTCACCGAAGGCGGGCCTGGATACGCTACAGAGTCCCTCAGTATATACATCATGCGCATGTGCTATGGGAGCTTCGCGGGGTACTCCACCGCCGTGGCGCTCATACTGTTCTCTATCATCCTGGCTCCTGTGTTGGTGTTCCTGCGGCTGTCCCGGCACGCGGAATTCGAGGCGTAA